In Actinomadura citrea, a single window of DNA contains:
- a CDS encoding ABC transporter permease, with product MAEPAAPGALRLYGVLAWTWVRAAAQYPVSMVLLGLATAVVSVLDAAAIMVLFSRAPRIAGFGVSEVLFLYGTSALSFALSDIVLGSTERLGAHVREGTLDAMLVRPVSPLVQIATEGFTPRRLGKLVPAVLVLGYALGRLDVHWTPGRLAMLPVMVLSGTAIFGGLWVLTAAVQFVLVDSHGASKSVTYGGAFLTQYPMTVFSRDLVRGVTFVVPLAFVNWQPALYVLDRPDPLGLPGAARFASPAVAAVLCAAAATAWRAGLRHYRSTGS from the coding sequence GTGGCTGAGCCCGCGGCGCCCGGCGCGCTGCGCCTGTACGGGGTGCTCGCCTGGACGTGGGTCCGGGCGGCGGCGCAGTACCCGGTGTCGATGGTGCTGCTCGGCCTGGCCACGGCGGTCGTCTCCGTCCTGGACGCGGCCGCGATCATGGTGCTGTTCTCGCGGGCGCCGCGCATCGCCGGGTTCGGCGTGTCCGAGGTCCTGTTCCTGTACGGCACGTCGGCCCTGTCCTTCGCGCTCTCCGACATCGTCCTCGGATCGACCGAGCGGCTCGGGGCGCACGTGCGGGAGGGGACGCTGGACGCGATGCTGGTGCGCCCGGTGAGCCCGCTGGTCCAGATCGCGACGGAGGGCTTCACCCCGCGCCGGCTCGGCAAGCTCGTCCCGGCCGTGCTGGTGCTCGGGTACGCGCTCGGCCGGCTGGACGTCCACTGGACCCCGGGCCGGCTCGCGATGCTCCCGGTCATGGTGCTGTCCGGAACGGCGATCTTCGGAGGGCTGTGGGTGCTGACGGCCGCGGTGCAGTTCGTGCTCGTCGACAGCCACGGGGCGAGCAAGTCGGTCACCTACGGCGGCGCGTTCCTCACCCAGTACCCGATGACCGTGTTCTCCCGGGACCTGGTCCGCGGGGTGACGTTCGTCGTGCCGCTGGCGTTCGTCAACTGGCAGCCCGCGCTGTACGTCCTGGACCGTCCGGACCCGCTCGGGCTGCCGGGCGCCGCGCGGTTCGCCTCCCCGGCGGTCGCCGCGGTGCTGTGCGCGGCGGCGGCGACCGCGTGGCGGGCCGGCCTGCGGCACTACCGATCGACAGGGAGCTGA